A single region of the Pelecanus crispus isolate bPelCri1 chromosome 10, bPelCri1.pri, whole genome shotgun sequence genome encodes:
- the DNAJC12 gene encoding dnaJ homolog subfamily C member 12, with translation MDAILNCRPDDLEDYYNLLGCDELSTVEQILAEFKVKALECHPDKHPGNPKAVENFQKLQQAKEVLTNEESRARYDYWRRSKITIPFQQWEALSNSVKTSMHWAVQSKKDQMLEAPDLNNSNNVTNEIWAQQTENNEDGLSDGTREQEDVAIPDVKPQSSKNPDSPRFSEANYWHLRFRWSGDAPSELLRKFRNYEI, from the exons ATGGATGCAATTCTGAACTGCAGACCGGATGACTTGGAAGATTACTACAACTTGCTAGGGTGCGATGAGCTGTCTACG GTTGAACAAATTCTTGCAGAATTTAAGGTTAAAGCCCTCGAATGTCATCCTGACAAACATCCTGGAAACCCCAAAGCAG TGGAGAATTTCCAGAAGCTGCAGCAAGCTAAGGAGGTTCTTACTAACGAAGAGAGTCGAGCGCGCTACGATTATTGGCGACGGAGCAAAATTACCATTCCCTTCCAGCAGTGGGAGGCCCTGAGCAATTCTGTGAAAACG tCAATGCACTGGGCTGTCCAAAGTAAGAAGGACCAAATGCTGGAAGCTCCTGACTTGAATAATAGCAACAATGTAACTAATGAGATTTGGGCCCAACAGACTGAAAACAATGAAGATGGATTGTCAGATGGGACCAGGGAGCAAGAAGATGTTGCAATTCCTGATGTGAAACCACAGTCTTCAAAGAATCCAGACTCCCCAA gattTTCAGAGGCAAATTACTGGCACTTGCGTTTCCGCTGGTCAGGGGATGCTCCATCAGAGCTTCTGAGGAAATTCAGAAACTATGagatctga